One stretch of Enoplosus armatus isolate fEnoArm2 chromosome 1, fEnoArm2.hap1, whole genome shotgun sequence DNA includes these proteins:
- the ap1g1 gene encoding AP-1 complex subunit gamma-1, whose product MPAPIRLRELIRTIRTARTQAEEREMIQKECAAIRSSFREEDNTYRCRNVAKLLYMHMLGYPAHFGQLECLKLIASQKFTDKRIGYLGAMLLLDERQDVHLLMTNCIKNDLNHSTQYVQGLALCTLGCMGSSEMCRDLAGEVEKLLKTSNSYLRKKAALCAVHVIRKVPELMEMFLPATKNLLSEKNHGVLHTSVVLLTEMCERSPDMLAHFRKNEKLVPQLVRILKNLIMSGYSPEHDVSGISDPFLQVRILRLLRILGKSDDDSSEAMNDILAQVATNTETSKNVGNAILYETVLTIMDIKSESGLRVLAINILGRFLLNNDKNIRYVALTSLLKTVQTDHNAVQRHRSTIVDCLKDLDVSIKRRAMELSFALVNGNNIRGMMKELLYFLDSCDPEFKADCASGVFLAAEKYAPSKRWHIDTIMRVLTTAGSYVRDDSVPNLIQLITNSVEMHAYTVQRLYKALLDDISQQPLVQVASWCIGEYGDLLVSGQCEEEEPIQVSEDEVLDVLEGLLVSNLSTPVTRGYSLTAIMKLSTRFSSVNRIKKVVSIYGSSIDVELQQRAVEYNALFKKYDHMRPALLERMPIMEKSASNGPTEIVQTNGETEPSLVEPKHLPPVTQPANQANDLLDLLGGNDVPVIQTTMPTKPASAGGELLDLLGDLSLSGGPAPAPAPSVPTSQPPFLLDGLSSQPLFNDIAAAAIPPMMAYNKNGLKIDFTFERANPNPNIAVITIHASNSTEADMTEFVFQAAVPKTFQLQLLSPSSNVVPALNQGTVTQVIRVLNPQKQQLRMRIKLTYTLKGSPVQDLAEVNNFPPQSWQ is encoded by the exons ATGCCAGCTCCGATCAGACTGCGGGAGCTGATCCGGACTATCCGGACAGCACGGACCCAGGCAGAGGAGCGTGAGATGATCCAGAAAGAGTGTGCTGCCATCCGCTCGTCCTTTAGAGAGGAAGACAATACATACCGTTGCAGAAATGTGGCAAAGCTACTTTATATGCACATGTTGGGTTACCCAGCACACTTTGGGCAG CTGGAGTGCCTGAAGCTGATTGCGTCCCAGAAGTTCACTGACAAACGAATAGGTTATTTGGGAGCAATGCTGCTGTTGGACGAGAGGCAGGATGTCCACCTACTAATGACAAATTGCATTAAGAA TGACTTGAATCACAGCACACAATACGTCCAGGGCCTGGCCTTGTGCACTTTGGGCTGCATGGGTTCCTCAGAAATGTGTCGTGACCTGGCTGGGGAGGTAGAGAAGCTGCTTAAAACATCCAACTCCTATTTGAGGAAAAAA GCGGCATTATGTGCAGTTCACGTCATCAGGAAGGTTCCAGAACTTATGGAAATGTTCCTTCCAGCCACAAAAAACCTGCTGAGCGAGAAGAACCATG GTGTTCTCCACACATCAGTTGTCCTCCTCACTGAGATGTGTGAAAGAAGTCCTGACATGCTGGCCCACTTCAGAAAG AATGAGAAG CTGGTTCCTCAGTTGGTGAGAATCCTGAAGAACCTAATCATGTCTGGATACTCTCCTGAGCATGATGTATCAGGCATAAGCGATCCTTTCCTGCAG GTGCGGATATTGAGACTACTGCGAATTTTAGGAAAGAGCGATGATGACTCCAGTGAAGCAATGAATGACATTCTTGCACAG GTtgcaacaaacacagagacaagtAAAAATGTAGGCAATGCAATTCTGTACGAGACCGTACTGACAATAATGGACATCAAGTCTGAAAGTGGACTGAGG GTCTTGGCCATTAACATACTAGGTCGCTTCCTTctaaacaatgacaaaaatataaG ATACGTGGCATTGACATCTCTACTAAAGACGGTACAGACAGACCACAACGCAGTGCAGAGGCATCGGAGCACCATTGTGGATTGTTTAAAAGACCTGGATGTGTCCATCAAAAG ACGTGCAATGGAACTGAGCTTCGCCCTGGTGAACGGCAACAACATTAGAGGCATGATGAAAGAGCTGCTCTACTTCCTGGACTCCTGTGACCCGGAATTCAAAGCAGACTGTGCATCAGGAGTCTTTCTAGCTGCAGAGAA GTATGCCCCTTCGAAAAGATGGCACATAGACACCATTATGAGAGTCTTGACAACA GCAGGGAGCTATGTGCGAGATGATTCTGTTCCAAACCTCATCCAACTCATCACCAACAGTGTGGAGATGCATGCCTACACAGTACAGAGACTCTACAAAGCACTGCTGGATGACATCTCACAG CAACCTCTAGTGCAGGTGGCATCCTGGTGCATCGGAGAGTACGGGGACCTGCTGGTATCCGGacagtgtgaggaggaggagcccaTCCAG GTGAGTGAGGATGAAGTTCTGGACGTGCTGGAAGGTCTCCTGGTGTCCAACTTGTCCACACCTGTGACCCGGGGTTATTCCCTTACTGCCATCATGAAGCTGTCTACTCGCTTCAGCAGTGTTAA CCGAATCAAGAAGGTGGTTTCCATATATGGCAGCAGCATCGATGTGGAGCTTCAGCAGAGAGCTGTGGAGTACAATGCGCTTTTCAAAAAATACGACCACATGAG GCCAGCTCTCCTAGAGCGAATGCCCATTATGGAGAAAAGTGCTTCTAATGGCCCCACAGAGATTGTACAGACAAACGGGGAAACAGAGCCCTCTCTTGTGGAGCCAAAACATCTACCACCTGTCACCCAGCCAGCCAACCAG GCTAATGATTTATTAGACCTGCTGGGTGGTAATGATGTGCCAGTAATCCAGACCACGATGCCCACCAAGCCTGCgtcagctggaggagagctgCTTGATCTGTTGGGTGACCTCTCGCTAAGTG GTGGTCCAGCCCCTGCTCCCGCTCCCTCTGTGCCCACTTCCCAACCCCCTTTCCTCCTGGATGGCCTCTCCTCACAGCCCCTATTTAATGATAttgctgctgcag CTATTCCTCCTATGATGGCGTACAACAAGAATGGTCTGAAAATAGACTTCACATTTGAGAGAGCTAATCCCAATCCAAACATTGCGGTCATCACCATCCATGCTTCCAACTCAACAGAGGCAGATATGACAGaatttgtttttcaggctgCAGTACCAAAG ACattccagctgcagctcctctcccctAGCAGTAATGTTGTCCCAGCACTCAACCAGGGAACTGTCACACAGGTCATCAGAGTCCTCAACCCACAGAAG CAACAGCTACGAATGAGGATCAAGCTGACGTACACCCTCAAAGGCTCGCCTGTGCAAGACCTGGCTGAGGTTAATAACTTCCCCCCTCAGTCCTGGCAGTGA